In Arvicanthis niloticus isolate mArvNil1 chromosome Y unlocalized genomic scaffold, mArvNil1.pat.X SUPER_Y_unloc_4, whole genome shotgun sequence, one genomic interval encodes:
- the LOC117701304 gene encoding ubiquitin-like modifier-activating enzyme 1 Y — translation MDFIVAASNLRAENYGISPADRHKSKLIAGKIIPAIATTTSAVAGLVCLELYKVVQGHQQLESYKNSFINLALPFFSLSAPLAPAYQQYYDQKWTLWDRFDVQGLQPSGEEMTLQQFLDYFKTEHKLEITMLSQGVSMLYSFFMPATKLKERLDQPMTEIVSCVSKRKLGHHVKSLVFELCCNSESGDDVEVPYVRYIIR, via the exons ATGGATTTCATTGTGGCAGCATCCAACCTCCGGGCCGAAAACTATGGCATTTCCCCTGCAGACCGGCATAAG AGCAAACTGATTGCAGGCAAGATCATCCCAGCCATTGCAACCACCACATCAGCTGTAGCTGGCCTTGTGTGTCTTGAGCTGTACAAGGTGGTTCAGGGCCACCAACAACTGGAGTCTTATAAAAACAGTTTTATCAACCTGGCTCTGCCTTTCTTTAGCTTGTCTGCACCTCTGGCTCCAGCATATCAACAG TACTATGATCAGAAGTGGACATTGTGGGATCGCTTTGATGTGCAGGGACTACAACCTAGCGGTGAGGAGATGACCCTCCAGCAGTTTCTAGACTACTTTAAG ACCGAGCACAAGCTGGAAATCACCATGCTGTCCCAGGGTGTGTCCATGCTTTATTCCTTCTTTATGCCGGCCACCAAGCTCAAGGAACGGTTGGATCAGCC GATGACAGAGATCGTGAGCTGTGTGTCAAAGCGAAAACTGGGCCATCACGTGAAGTCCCTTGTGTTTGAGCTGTGCTGCAACAGTGAGAGTGGAGATGACGTCGAGGTTCCCTATGTACGATACATCATCCGCTGA